In Aspergillus oryzae RIB40 DNA, chromosome 6, one genomic interval encodes:
- a CDS encoding uncharacterized protein (predicted protein) yields MANFHPLNFIPKHRQAQILESPVQSLIAVPHSKKANTNHWCLYLLTSDRSSVRIDCQPSYSVPSTILPGGSKAYVIISELSYTVSKDAQAQFLLGVAPGLKVRHFYDLLIENGRHKYEFDSNGVGCRFWTTDQINLLHQHRLITDTAQVTVAKNGILKLWPDQTPLELDRGAYY; encoded by the coding sequence ATGGCAAACTTTCATCCCCTCAATTTTATACCAAAGCACCGCCAGGCCCAGATTCTGGAGTCACCAGTGCAGTCTCTGATTGCTGTGCCACACAGCAAAAAGGCTAACACAAATCATTGGTGTCTCTACCTCTTGACATCCGACCGGAGCTCTGTCAGAATCGATTGCCAGCCTAGCTACTCCGTCCCAAGTACCATTCTCCCTGGAGGCTCCAAAGCCTATGTAATCATCTCTGAGCTGTCATATACTGTGTCCAAGGATGCTCAAGCAcaatttcttcttggagtCGCCCCCGGCCTGAAGGTCAGGCATTTTTACGATTTGCTGATCGAGAATGGACGGCACAAATACGAATTCGATTCAAACGGAGTTGGTTGCAGATTTTGGACGACGGATCAGATCAATCTGCTACACCAGCATCGGCTTATCACGGACACGGCACAAGTTACAGTTGCAAAGAACGGGATTCTTAAACTGTGGCCTGATCAGACACCCCTCGAACTCGACCGGGGAGCCTACTACTAG
- a CDS encoding aminoglycoside phosphotransferase family protein (predicted protein), protein MEGPLRPFTDPASKASDRAFPLDDKDITCVSDESLIDLLKSSPILYDFGQTTVVRLSKNLVLKGGGNVLPCEAKILQLVASKSNIRAPRVHRSLHFMDDTKYFGNMGYIVMDYIDGEPLDGCWRELSDEQKMDVAKQTAQMIIEMQSIKLLEPGPIGGGPCRGRFFTHYSAGPFKDVAEFEGWFNHKLDICKAYKHASPDLPPFKFTEFVLTHQDISPRNLILDRNGLVWLVDWADAGSYPPAFEMAALCSQSQFIDFNDMVLSLLPRYPLEEQQLDSIGYALSTAALA, encoded by the exons ATGGAAGGACCCTTACGCCCATTCACCGAT CCGGCCAGTAAGGCCTCGGACAGGGCATTCCCGCTGGATGATAAAGACATCACTTGCGTCTCCGATGAGTCTCTTATCGACCTCTTAAAGTCTTCTCCGATCCTTTACGATTTCGGCCAAACGACGGTGGTGCGATTGTCTAAGAATCTCGTTTTAAAAGGCGGCGGCAATGTGCTGCCTTGCGAGGCAAAGATTCTTCAACTAGTCGCATCAAAGTCTAATATTCGAGCTCCTCGTGTCCATCGGTCTCTCCACTTCATGGACGATACGAAATATTTTGGCAACATGGGATATATTGTGATGGATTATATCGACGGCGAGCCGCTTGATGGCTGCTGGAGAGAACTCAGTGATGAACAAAAGATGGATGTCGCGAAGCAGACGGCCCAGATGATCATTGAAATGCAGTCCATCAAGCTGTTGGAGCCAGGTCCGATCGGCGGGGGCCCATGTCGTGGTCGCTTCTTCACGCACTACAGCGCCGGGCCTTTCAAGGACGTGGCCGAATTCGAGGGCTGGTTCAACCACAAGCTGGACATCTGTAAAGCATACAAGCACGCATCGCCAGACCTTCCGCCCTTCAAGTTCACCGAGTTTGTTCTCACCCACCAGGACATCAGTCCGCGGAACCTTATTCTGGACCGAAACGGCCTTGTGTGGCTCGTGGACTGGGCAGATGCGGGTTCGTATCCCCCGGCCTTCGAAATGGCAGCTCTATGCTCTCAGTCTCAGTTCATCGACTTTAATGACATGGTGCTGTCATTACTCCCGCGATACCCTTTAGAAGAACAGCAATTAGATTCCATTGGATACGCCCTTTCAACAGCTGCACTGGCTTGA